Below is a genomic region from Deltaproteobacteria bacterium.
CAACTATTGGATGTACGTAGGTCTGATGATGATCGGCTTTTATGCCATGATGGCAAAGAGGAACTTGATAAAGAAGATCATCGGCATGAACATCTTTCAGTCAGCCATCATATTTTTCTACATCTCCACATCCGTCAAGAAGGGTGCGACCGTCCCCATTCTGGAGCATGCCCACGGAGGCCACGGGCACCATGCCGTTGATGTTATGCAATATGCCAACCCATTGCCCCATGTGCTCATGCTTACAGCCATTGTAGTGATGGTAGCCACACTGGGAGTGGCACTGGCTGTGGCCATCATGATTTACAGGAGATATCATACATTAGAGGAAGACGAGATCATTATGAGCATAAGAAGAGGTTGAGAAGATGATAGCACAGATCCCGATCCTGATTGTTGTAATCCCGCTGATATCCTCTATGTTGTGCCCCCTTATCGGACTGTGGAGGAAAGGCCTATGCTATTTTTGGGCCGTTTTCGTCCTTGCGTTATCTGCGCTGGCATCCATGAGTACGCTGCTTAGGGTGATAGAGAGCGGTACCATCCACTATCGTCTGGGAGGCTGGGCGCCTCCCTTCGGGATTGAGTATGTTGTTGATCAACTGAATGCCATGATGCTGGTTATCGTGTCTGTCATCAGCCTGATGGTTGCCATCTATTCCAAGCGGAGTGTCGAACAGGAATTGCCAGAAAGAACCGTTTACTTTTACACCGTTTTTTTACTCCAGGTGACGGGTTTCTTAGGCATCGTCATAACCGGTGACCTGTTTAACCTTTATGTGTTTTTGGAGATCGGCTCCCTGGCCGGCTATGCCCTGATCGCCGTCGGCGAGGATGGCGCGCCCCTGGCCACTTTTAGATACATCGTTATGGGAACCATCGGCGCCTGTTTCTATCTACTAGGCGTCGGCTATAT
It encodes:
- a CDS encoding cation:proton antiporter subunit C; this encodes NYWMYVGLMMIGFYAMMAKRNLIKKIIGMNIFQSAIIFFYISTSVKKGATVPILEHAHGGHGHHAVDVMQYANPLPHVLMLTAIVVMVATLGVALAVAIMIYRRYHTLEEDEIIMSIRRG